One bacterium DNA segment encodes these proteins:
- a CDS encoding choice-of-anchor J domain-containing protein — MAAPTFNSYWFRLPAGTEIPELRTSTSHTYSNGNGTFTAEITPMRSGGPESQGSCQPYSTGWIAYSDGSPHGQPYYYRHVPELQYGSAAEGAAYAAFDLTPIADSSEILSAQFCVYQYQYTSPATALVTYVNPDSCSSNDTIQYWAICRGLVVHTVGVHDYTGWVKLDLSRAGMTALERRLAEGWATLGILAPGSSLDGASAYGTDGDSLSPRLEIVYLRSDEPDIQALHAELATYPFVKAGADTALLTLANNGRHASGAFWAYTSLRLARESTLVQPIAVGETATVRVALPSPQAQDVMMDSRLWADDKADGTRSNDSAGFQCWSFPASTYAADGFDALGFPPNGWSLMSLDGGPYSWARRADSGLSHSGTGFASCAGESTGASSDWLISSPICPGGPYRDDSVGFFVRAAPPIWAPDTLDIIGMSTSDPPVIIMSLNTWTAEYCRYSVSLDEFDGDTIRVAFRLRPRNGNEIYLDDVWFSHIHEPETIDHGGNRTRETPRDSVQSSSVALPKLAFAQSPASGRFVTVRCSLAVGRMRRLTIRDVAGRAVRTFALSPSGITQLDLRGFPPGVYLATLQGSVPLVSRKLVIAPRQR; from the coding sequence GTGGCAGCCCCGACGTTCAACTCGTACTGGTTCCGACTTCCCGCCGGCACCGAAATCCCCGAACTCCGCACATCCACATCTCACACCTACTCCAACGGCAACGGGACGTTCACGGCTGAAATCACGCCTATGCGTTCAGGCGGTCCCGAGTCACAGGGCTCGTGCCAGCCATACTCAACTGGATGGATAGCGTACTCAGACGGCAGTCCGCATGGGCAGCCCTACTACTACCGGCACGTTCCGGAACTGCAGTACGGGTCTGCCGCCGAAGGTGCCGCCTACGCCGCGTTCGACCTGACCCCAATAGCGGATAGCAGCGAAATCCTCAGCGCGCAGTTCTGCGTCTATCAGTACCAATACACGTCTCCGGCAACCGCACTTGTCACGTACGTCAATCCTGACTCCTGTTCGTCGAATGATACTATCCAGTACTGGGCAATCTGCCGCGGCCTTGTTGTACACACGGTGGGTGTCCATGACTACACCGGATGGGTGAAACTGGACCTGAGCAGGGCAGGAATGACGGCTTTGGAGCGGCGCTTAGCAGAAGGCTGGGCAACGCTGGGCATTTTAGCCCCTGGCTCCTCCCTTGATGGCGCTTCCGCATACGGGACCGACGGCGACAGCCTGAGCCCAAGACTGGAGATTGTCTATCTCAGGTCCGATGAACCTGATATCCAGGCCCTGCACGCCGAGTTGGCAACCTACCCATTTGTGAAGGCAGGCGCGGATACCGCGTTACTGACCCTGGCAAACAATGGCCGACACGCCTCTGGCGCATTTTGGGCGTACACATCATTGAGACTGGCACGTGAATCCACGCTCGTCCAACCTATCGCGGTTGGCGAGACGGCCACGGTCCGCGTCGCCCTGCCCTCACCACAAGCTCAAGACGTCATGATGGACAGCCGGCTGTGGGCTGACGACAAGGCGGACGGCACCCGTTCCAACGACTCGGCGGGATTCCAATGTTGGTCGTTTCCAGCATCGACGTACGCCGCAGACGGGTTTGATGCCTTGGGATTCCCGCCGAATGGCTGGTCTCTCATGTCCCTCGACGGCGGACCTTATAGCTGGGCGCGTCGGGCCGACTCGGGCCTCAGTCATTCAGGAACCGGATTCGCGTCGTGCGCAGGCGAGTCGACGGGTGCCAGCAGCGACTGGCTGATAAGCAGCCCAATCTGCCCAGGAGGCCCGTATCGAGACGACTCGGTGGGGTTTTTCGTCCGGGCCGCGCCGCCCATCTGGGCGCCGGACACACTCGATATCATAGGAATGAGCACCAGTGACCCGCCGGTCATCATCATGTCACTCAACACATGGACCGCGGAGTATTGCCGCTACTCGGTGTCACTCGACGAATTCGATGGAGATACAATCAGAGTCGCATTTCGCCTTCGGCCAAGGAACGGGAATGAAATCTACCTGGATGATGTCTGGTTCAGCCACATCCATGAACCCGAGACCATCGATCACGGCGGGAATCGGACGCGCGAAACCCCGCGAGATTCGGTGCAGAGCAGCAGCGTCGCACTGCCGAAACTTGCCTTCGCCCAGAGCCCGGCAAGCGGCAGATTCGTCACCGTCCGCTGCTCGCTGGCGGTAGGGAGAATGCGCAGGCTGACAATCCGCGATGTCGCCGGCAGAGCCGTGCGCACATTCGCCCTTAGCCCATCCGGCATCACGCAGCTTGACCTGCGCGGCTTCCCACCGGGTGTCTACCTGGCCACTCTGCAAGGGTCCGTCCCTCTCGTCTCCCGCAAGCTCGTCATAGCTCCCCGCCAGCGCTGA